One window of the Rhipicephalus sanguineus isolate Rsan-2018 chromosome 4, BIME_Rsan_1.4, whole genome shotgun sequence genome contains the following:
- the LOC119390325 gene encoding LOW QUALITY PROTEIN: inhibitor of Bruton tyrosine kinase-like (The sequence of the model RefSeq protein was modified relative to this genomic sequence to represent the inferred CDS: deleted 2 bases in 1 codon; substituted 1 base at 1 genomic stop codon), with protein sequence MDSANLLQPAPDCTARCKSWSHADLVLSSITKGTVPEIQTYCRYLCHNFWSLTDPIGRTALHVAASLGKVELVRWLLEQCHADVDARDRESGWTALHRAVFYGQLHCAKVLLQHGASIATSDYEGLTPVDLAVRDRMPYIEYAPSDPCEVYVWGSNKNFTLGLANEQSPKDPEVLESFRRDGVSVQKVEMQKFHSVFLTNAGEVYVCGHGLGGRLGLNSEKTTLSVTQLPLSKVNKGRCLDIASGQDHTVMLMEDGQVLTCGLNNHHQLGLVPPPPQVLSPRPLSMKFLKEKKAVGVCAAKYHTVIYTEDGVYTFGLNAGQLGHPKGERLQTTPRQISMLSHPDIKFSHVVSSDGAIVCATVKGDIYVCQEYKCRKIASKQLEIKQLSVVGGPLDDSGDAVSGSGDGEKQALKVAMLTKSGKLYLWQSSSLTLTRCLFNTYLQPRIVDICLSTKNIALVSKDGEGYLGTLAPKKEVKKTSENSSQSKKTALPPSNTCSLVKLLEWKECEHISLKRLHSVNRATRITCSYGGESFAVLQSNPKVGLLYEPNVMYSEFQSHMMQLLESADCGDTVHDIVVKVKGNSYPLHRYILASRSEYFQKVIGETVPSGFHVIDNITVKAFEEVLCFIYTNSCNILESESARVIVGLSNKYSLGKRITTAFLKEVHDASKKLGVHSLKDCLGKASIRNNAVVLGTVPPMTKYRFFRNKFDTLYDVSLVSSDGVSFPCHRCILVARLEYFNSMLSFGWVEHSSSQLSLPIPSKVLDVILEFLYTDDVPKLKHSRDIEFVCQVLVSADQLLATRLRQMCEAVLGDMMTLKNVSDLLEVACMYNADQLKTLCVQFMCINLPAILECSLDSLSDDAAADLASCYRKMVPAMSRRVITPYMSDPSKEDIEKVQEEYGALFDHAEVYGHXHSRLKTKARRRSAPRKVSESSAPSGLSTSPVMPAEDPRVSSAGDFAKPTGGPAVRPVVLLKPCQRSPTVEITPTKVLERKARTVSEGATSPPAVSAFTFPSLCEVMADKEGLKSPKDGKHVEAVRPMVKLSQKQRKQMKGTTPVNILAPKTPPPSNCPWFQNASQTAQASSPPSLALSEASAPCTFPSPSPPAEVPRMIDILRFEEQKVQNLEKVKPKALHIINMEDKAIEELLKLYNAEDNPEERITACRILPEAYAAPVWKKKH encoded by the exons ATGGATAGCGCCAACCTGCTGCAGCCCGCACCGGACTGCACCGCGAGGTGCAAGTCTTGGTCGCACGCCGATCTTGTCCTCTCGTCCATCACCAAGGGAACGGTGCCGGAGATACAGACGTACTGTCGCTACCTCTGCCACAACTTCTGGTCCCTCACGGACCCGATCGGCCGAACGGCGCTCCACGTAGCCGCCTCGTTGGGCAAGGTGGAGCTCGTCAGGTGGCTGCTCGAACAGTGTCACGCCGACGTGGACGCTCGCGACCGCGAGTCCGGCTGGACTGCCCTGCACAGGGCCGTCTTCTACGGACAGCTGCACTGCGCCAAGGTTCTGCTCCAGCACGGCGCGAGCATCGCGACGTCCGACTACGAAGGCCTGACACCCGTGGACCTGGCGGTACGCGACCGAATGCCGTACATCGAGTACGCCCCGTCCGACCCCTGCGAGGTGTACGTCTGGGGCTCCAACAAGAACTTCACCCTAGGTCTCGCCAACGAGCAATCGCCCAAGGACCCCGAAGTCCTGGAGTCCTTCCGGCGGGACGGCGTCTCCGTACAGAAGGTCGAGATGCAAAAGTTCCACTCAGTTTTCCTGACGAACGCCGGCGAGGTGTACGTCTGCGGACACGGTCTCGGTGGTCGACTTGGGCTCAACTCCGAGAAGACGACATTGAGCGTAACACAGCTTCCTCTGTCCAAGGTAAACAAGGGAAGGTGCTTGGACATAGCATCGGGACAGGACCACACTGTTATGTTAATGGAAGATGGACAAGTCCTGACGTGCGGTTTGAACAACCACCACCAGTTGGGCCTCGTCCCACCGCCGCCTCAAGTGCTCTCACCGAGGCCTCTTTCGATGAAGTTCCTCAAGGAAAAAAAGGCGGTTGGAGTCTGTGCAGCGAAATACCACACTGTCATCTACACGGAAGATGGCGTGTACACGTTTGGCCTGAATGCTGGGCAGCTCGGACATCCAAAAGGAGAGAGGCTGCAGACCACTCCAAGACAAATCTCCATGCTGAGCCATCCTGACATAAAATTCAGCCATGTCGTGTCTTCCGACGGTGCCATCGTTTGCGCAACGGTGAAGGGTGACATATACGTTTGCCAGGAGTACAAATGCCGCAAGATCGCATCTAAGCAACTCGAAATCAAACAGCTGAGTGTTGTTGGCGGCCCACTCGACGATTCTGGAGACGCCGTTAGTGGAAGTGGTGATGGAGAGAAGCAAGCGCTAAAGGTGGCAATGCTCACTAAGTCTGGGAAGCTGTATCTGTGGCAGTCTTCGAGCCTTACACTCACGCGCTGCCTCTTCAACACCTATCTACAGCCAAGAATCGTGGACATTTGCCTTAGCACCAAGAACATAGCTCTTGTGTCAAAAGATGGTGAAGGTTACCTGGGAACTCTGGCACCAAAAAAAGAGGTGAAGAAGACATCTGAAAACAGTTCTCAGTCGAAGAAGACAGCTTTGCCACCCTCCAATACTTGTAGCCTGGTAAAGCTCTTGGAGTGGAAAGAGTGCGAGCATATCAGTTTGAAAAGGCTTCACTCTGTCAACAGGGCAACCAGAATCACATGCAGCTATGGTGGAGAAAGCTTCGCTGTGCTTCAAAGCAATCCCAAGGTGGGCCTCTTGTATGAACCCAATGTCATGTACTCAGAATTTCAGAGCCACATGATGCAGCTGTTGGAGTCGGCCGACTGCGGCGACACTGTGCACGACATCGTCGTCAAGGTTAAGGGCAACTCCTACCCTCTGCATCGTTACATTTTAGCATCTCGGAGCGAGTACTTCCAGAAAGTGATCGGTGAGACGGTGCCATCCGGCTTTCATGTCATTGACAACATAACTGTAAAAGCATTCGAAGAGGTTCTCTGCTTCATCTACACAAACAGCTGCAACATCCTCGAGAGCGAGAGTGCACGCGTTATTGTTGGGCTGTCGAACAAATACAGTCTGGGAAAGAGAATCACCACTGCTTTCTTGAAAGAGGTTCACGATGCCTCCAAGAAGCTTGGAGTCCATTCCCTCAAAGACTGTCTTGGCAAAGCGAGCATAAGAAACAATGCCGTGGTCCTTGGCACTGTGCCACCGATGACCAAGTACCGTTTCTTCAGGAACAAGTTTGACACCTTATATGATGTTTCCCTGGTGTCTAGTGATGGTGTCAGTTTCCCATGCCACCGGTGCATTCTTGTGGCCAGGTTGGAGTATTTTAACAGCATGCTGTCTTTCGGCTGGGTGGAGCACTCTAGTAGTCAGTTGTCCCTGCCCATACCATCGAAGGTTCTGGATGTCATCCTAGAGTTCTTATACACAGATGACGTTCCGAAGTTGAAGCACTCCAGGGACATAGAGTTTGTCTGTCAGGTGCTCGTCAGTGCAGACCAGCTGTTGGCAACGCGACTGAGGCAGATGTGTGAGGCTGTCCTCGGCGACATGATGACGTTGAAGAATGTTTCTGACTTGCTGGAAGTAGCGTGCATGTACAATGCAGACCAGCTAAAGACGCTGTGCGTGCAGTTTATGTGCATAAACCTTCCTGCAATCCTGGAATGTTCCCTCGACTCTCTCAGTGACGACGCTGCTGCGGACCTCGCGTCCTGCTACAGGAAGATGGTGCCAGCCATGTCGAGGCGTGTCATAACACCCTACATGAGTGATCCCAGCAAGGAAGACATCGAGAAAGTCCAGGAAGAGTACGGGGCATTGTTCGATCATGCGGAAGTTTACGGTCACTAGCACTCCAGACTT AAAACTAAAGCTAGACGGAGGAGTGCCCCGAGGAAAGTTTCCGAATCATCAGCGCCAAGTGGGCTCTCCACTTCCCCAGTAATGCCTGCAGAGGACCCCCGCGTTTCCAGCGCTGGTGATTTCGCTAAGCCGACTGGTGGCCCTGCCGTCAGGCCAGTTGTCTTGCTAAAACCTTGTCAGCGTTCGCCGACAGTTGAGATTACTCCCACCAAGGTGCTGGAGCGAAAAGCAAGGACAGTCTCTGAAGGTGCCACCTCCCCTCCGGCAGTGTCGGCCTTCACGTTTCCGAGCCTCTGCGAAGTCATGGCCGACAAGGAAGGGCTCAAGTCACCAAAGGACGGCAAGCACGTTGAGGCCGTGAGGCCAATGGTGAAACTGTCACAGAAGCAGCGAAAACAAATGAAGGGTACCACACCAGTGAACATACTTGCACCCAAGACGCCACCACCGTCCAACTGCCCTTGGTTCCAGAACGCGTCACAGACGGCTCAGGCATCGTCTCCTCCCAGTCTGGCACTCAGCGAAGCAAGTGCACCCTGCACGTTCCCTTCTCCTTCACCTCCTGCCGAGGTGCCCAGAATGATCGACATACTGAGATTTGAAGAGCAAAAGGTGCAGAACCTTGAGAAGGTCAAGCCAAAAGCACTTCACATTATAAACATGGAAGACAAAGCAATTGAAGAGCTGCTGAAGCTTTACAATGCTGAAGACAACCCGGAGGAAAGGATAACAGCTTGTAGGATACTGCCAGAAGCATACGCTGCACCTGTATGGAAGAAGAAACATTGA